AGGTGGGCATGCAGGGGGAACCTATGAAACCTGAAATTCAAGCAACAATAAACCACATACCTTATTTCTCCCACTTTGCCTTCAGAACAAAAGTTTTACCACACTACAGACTGGTAAGAAAAACCAGGGAGGTGCTGGTATAGCTACAAGCATGTCCCACTTCACTGAGTGATAAAAAGTTCTGTTTATTTGAAAAgtactgcatttatttatttggatgaGACAGCACTGTAGCTTGACCGTGTCTTTGTAATATGTGTTTTATTTGCAATATGTAAACAGAACCTATTGGATTCAAGCAGAAACCTAAaacccagcagagagagagagagagagaacaaatgcACCCCATGGTGCTTTACTTTCAGCCAACTCACATTTTGGTCTCCAAAAGAAAAATGGCAACACTGtaatttctttccccccacacccacctGCAGAATGCTAATCTCAGACCTTGCACTAGATTGTCCATTCAAAGGACCATCCACACCTATTAAGGAACATGAGCATTCTTTTGTTAAGGTCTTGACCAGTAATTTACAATGATCAAGACTGCCAAACTTACAACAGTATGTTTGAGAGTAAAAGtgaaaggtaaagtatgccgtcaagtcgatttcgattcctggcatccacagaagcctgtggttgtctttggtagaatataggaggggtttaacattgcctccagtccacagagccctgtggttgtctttggtagaatacagaggggttaccattgcctcctcccacgcaatatgagatgatgcctttcagcatcttcctatatcgctgctgcccgatatagtaccaggagggatttaaaccagcaaccttctgcttgttagtcaagcatttccccgctgcgccacttaaggtggatatTTGAGAGTACTGAGAGAAAACTACAGGATATGCTACTAAGGGTGATTGTGTTTCCCTAAAATGTCTCTTAAAATGAATCATAGCCCATTATTTGCTGTGTGGTTTCTCACGGCTGATATATAAAGGTGCAAACCACTCCCCTCATGGCATGTGGGACAGATAAGGAAGGAAGTATTGTATTTCGCTGTTGCCATTTTTCTTGGTGCCTGGCAAGCAGCTTGGGCCAAGGGTATCTAATGGCACATTAAGTGCCGTTACCACTTTTTCTTATACAGTGAACTGGTAGAGTACTACTGAGTCTTTCTCCATCTTCTGTCCTcagagaagatagatagatagatagatagatagatagatagatagatagatagatagatagtttcaTTCATTATGTGGAAATGTACACCACAATGCAAACACTTGGAGTTATATAGAGAAATTTCATTGTACTCCTTTTGTACTTCGAAATGGAGTACTTCTATTTGCACtacaaaactgaatgaatgaatgaatgaaatcctCTACACAGCCTCGAAGTCCAAATAGCACAGCATTTTGTTTCTGACAATGTCCAACCAGAtgggaagttcacaagcaagCCAAGATGGTATTATCCACCCAGTGTTTTGGTGTGCAGCATTTGACAGAGAGATAACCTCTCTAGCTTTCTCAACATTAAGCAACATATTGTCCCTAAAGATGGAGGTTGCAtgatagatgtgtcctccatgaatggcAAGGATTGCCTTGCTTAGATAACATGTAGAAATTAATGCAGTGTAATTCTTTAGATTAGACTGAGCTGAACAACAAGAACAAAAGGCGAAACTGTGGTTAAGATTCAAATTAAATGAACAGGGAGGAACAACAGCCACAATACTCTTCTGCAGAACAAGAATGTGCTGACAGGTCTGAGCCGGCTGTCCATTCTCTGTCTGCACAATATATGACCTGGATTATTCCACTGGCTCCGTTATCTTGCCAGGTGTCACTATCAATTTGTCCTTAGTAGCATTATGCAGGAGTTTATTGGAGACCAGACTTGATTTTCCTGGCCTTTTTATCatagtttggttttaattttttcccGGTTACCCAGAGTAAGCAGTCAACATTAGAAGAGTCTTCAGAAAGTATCATGTATCTCTGAATCTTGTGTTCATAAACATCTGTGTAGCACTGTGGCAATTTAATCAAAACACTTCGAATGTGTTTAGCACATTTAAAGTGTTCAAAGTGTTTCACATGCATGGTCTGAGTGATACCACAGCTCCCTTTCAGATTTCCATATGCCATGCACAAATCAGGGAAAGGAGTCTTTAGAAGGGCAGGCACAGCCATGCACAGAAAATACAGACAATCGTGCAtgcccctgccccattcccttcaGTCCCTGCTCCAACTCAAGGAGGCTTcagagttcagacatcacaagaaGTGTGTAAGCAGGGGTGAGGGAAGGAAGCATCATTGACTTGTGCTTCTTGTTTCCATGTTTCCCGTGAAACTGCAGAAGAAATGCTTGAGTTTCTACTTGGGACATTCTACTTAATCTTCTGCTCTCCCACTTGTGTTTAATGTTCAGTGCTGCCCCCATGCTCTCTCTTCAGTCTTCCAAGAAGAGAGACAAAGAGAAGGCATAAAGATTAACGTTCATTTTTTAATAATTTTGGTGAATTAGGTAACATTACAAATTAAAGCAAAACATACAAGAGTAGCTTACGATATAAATATAAAACCCCAATACCACCCACCCCCCAATAGGACACCTATGCCCAATTATATCAATGCACCTAAAGTAAATGCTTTAGCAAATATGGACAGATGTAGCAAGAAGACCCCTTATGGTCTAGGATCTTTTGTCCATCACCCTCATGCTCCATAATATATAAAACCATTGTTTGATGGACAAGTGATCAGACTTCTTCCAGTTAGCATTGATAAATTTAGCAGCTGTAAGGCTAAACAATTCCTTCTGAGAATTAGTCAATAAGCCAGATTGTGGTTTATCAAGAAGGCAAGTCACTGGATCCACAGGAacgttttttaaaacaaaatagatgttattcatttatttgtttgtttgttagatcaatcgattgatttatataccacccttccaaaaattgctcagggaggtttacatcaaaacaaaaacaattaaaatcaattaacaataaaaatcaaaattACATTAAACAATATCAAAATtacattaaacaattaaaatcaaaattacattaaacaattaaaatcatttaaacattaaaaccattaacattaaaatcatttaaagccaagattaaaaatttaaaaccataaatctaattaaaagcctgggtgaataaatgtgtcttcagtgcctttttaaaagttgcgagagatgaggagactcttatttcaacagggagcacattccaaagtccagggacagcaacagagaaggccggtTCCcaagtaccgtgtttccccgaaaataagacagtgtcttatattaattttaggcccaaaaaatgcactagggcttattttcgggtaggtcttattttgcacacacctcccccgccacggcaggcaagcacagaacaacttactccgaggtagtgccccaagtttcaaccccgtcTCCCGCCGTTCTCGATCCCTGCAGCCAGCGCACGGCCGCGAACCCCCGCCTCCcgcctaggtcttattttcgggtatgtcttattttcgggggagggcttatattagcggcacatcagaaattactgctaggtcttactttcggggtaggtcttactttcagggaaacacggtagccgccaaatgagttggcggcaactgccaGTACCGGAGCCAGACCAGCAGTGGCCCATGTCCAGCCACCGCAGccctgctcaccccgccccctacatctgatgtcagatacgggggggcatggcctggctcccgaacagggtggcgcagccccgttcgggagctagatcagggccagcgctgcctttaaggcagggaagatctgCTCCTGGCCGCGCTGTGAACTCAgcgatggccatttaactcctgaatggggccgcgtggccctgcttgggagctaaaccagcccctgcatctgacatcagatgcggggtgtgtatcggggccatgaggcatggcccctgaggggcggtggcctgggttctttgaacccggtcgcccaatggtggctactccctggcaactgcagacagacctctccagatggtcttaacaggcgatggggctcatgatgaagaatacgttctcttaaatacccagggcctaaactgtttaggactttataggttataaccaacactttgtattttgcctggaaacgtactggcagccagtgtagttctttcaacaaaggagtaatatggtctctcctagatgaccccgAGATcgacctgactgctgcattctgaaccaactagtttctagactatgtacaaaggcagccccacatagagcacattgcagtaatctagcctagaggttaccagcatatgtaccaccatttgaaggttgttcatctcaagaaatgaacgcagttggcgtatcagctgaagccaataaaaagcacctctggccaccccctcaacctgggacaacagggagaggttcggatccagaagcactcccagactgtgtacttgttccttccggGCGAGTGTGACCCcaaccagaactggcagatcaaaattgtctcccaagttccaaccccacacaataagtacccccatcttatctggattcagcctcagtttgttatacctcatccatcccattacttgccttcaggcaggcattcagggaggttatgccttttcctgatgatgttgacatggagaaatagatttgggtgtcatcagcatattggtaacacccttcaccaaatctcctgatgatctctcccagcagtttcatatagaggttaaacaacatcggagacaatatggagccctgaggaacactataggaaagttcagatttggaagaacaacaggtACACCAAGGtactccatctggaatctgcctgtgaggtaggagcagaactactgcaaagcagtacctcccacccgcaatcccctcagatgtttcagaaggatactttgggcaatagtattgaaagctgctgagagatccaaaaggaccaacaaaatcacactccctgtgtcaattcccaattggagataatccatcaggccaaccaaggcagtctccatcccatagcctgcccaaaagccagtctgaaatgggtctagataattagtttcctccaatctgcctggagctgggaggccaccaccctctcaattaccttgcccagccacggaaggttggagacaggcctgtaattgcttaactccgagggatccaatgcaggcttcttattgatttattttatttatttaacatatttttatactgcccaaaacttacatctctgggcggtttacaacaaaactgaaggagtattgaaggagttacactggttgccgataagtttccgggcaaatacaaggtgctggtcataacctataaagccctaaacagcttgggccctggatatttaagagaatgtcttctttgtcatgaaccccaccgcccattgagataatcaggagaggtccgtctgcttttgccaccggctcgtctggtggctactcagggacgggccttctccgttgctgctccaaggctttggaatgcactccctagtgaaataagagcctccccatctctgacatttttaaaaatgtctttaaagacacatctgttcacccaggcttttaactgatattgttttaattgttttaatgttgtttttagaatatcatttttaatttttttttaattgctgtgttttaaatttcttgtttttgtttttaactaatgttttacctttgtttttatctggttgtaaaccgcccagagacgtaagttttgggtggtataaaaatatgttaaataaataaataaataaataaataaaataaaaacaaaataaaagttgtataatgattgccttcttaagacaaggagacatcctgccttccctcagagaagcatttataatctctaccaggccctctacaacagcctaatgccagatagtataagccatgtcaggcaaggatcaggAGGAGAGATGGTAGGCCATACCATTCCGAGCAACtggtccacttcctcaggagtcacaaactgaaactgatccaggggcCTTTCTGTTGGGGCCTTTCTCGTGATCAAGCATGAAGGTGGccaagcaggcagggaggaagcctcccctgcagacaatcatctTGTTGGTGCTGGGTGTACGGATCACATGCCCAGATGCCCAGATGCTCCACTACTgcccctggcagcatggaggtgcgagggctgggatgcatcatcccggcccctggaaatcccacaatgcaccacgcaagtgcacagtgcattgtggggatccctgcCGGCCATAGCTAGGAGCCTGCTCCGGTTCCAGCACcggctgggagcagctggtgctgacacactgatatggaattgtttaatccaggcctacaaataagtgtataagaGTTTGATTCAAAGTTTGGACTATTAAACAACACAAAGAGCCACTAGGCTTGAAATAAAGAAAATTGTCTGAGTCAGGAAAAGTGTTCAaaccaggaatgtggggcccctctcaagaatgcgagataggaggccagaaataacaaatgccagaacctgtcgggagcaggggcgtaactatcatagggcaaggggagacagttgtctgggggcccactgccttggggtccccagaggcaagtcacatgactgatcccCCCAGCTACTATGCGtcttgttcagcctcatttaagatttctttacttcatgagctgagcttcagtggtgctggggggggcacttaaaaatcttgtctctgggcccactccaaccttgctacgcccctggtcaggaGATAGATAACATAGGTATGCAACTAGTCATTAGCCAAATCCCTCACTCAAGCAAAAATAGATATCCCTGGCACCAGATACTGATAGGGAGTAAGTTTATCAGAAAGGccaagtagtaactcatcttcccagGCTCTAAATTTCACCTCTGGAATGTGTATGCTTAATTACCAAtaacatgtattaattgctttactgatatgcttgtttgctgaaacctatataaactggtCAACTGCGCAACTTCAATGCGCAGTATCAGCCAGACTCTCTGGCTTGTACTTCGTCTTTCGTGATCATGAAAAAAAAGCTTATTCTGAGCACGCATCCTTGGtgcatttgacttcattcagtcAGGCAACAAGTATAATTGCAGGAACTCTGTcttctaatcctctttggttctggcaagacacCCCATTCTCTAGCCAGGTGATAGAAGGATGAacgcaagtggctgaatcaaacaggaggaCAAGGTTCCAGAGGACTTTTTCCTGCAAcaacatgagcagttagcctgggGTAAGGGcagcttgtgcccttaacctcagctaattgGCAAGCTCCCTAGGGGGGTTTGCCGCCGAGGTGCTGCCGGAAGCCTCgaagctcctggcagttctcacaggcagccaagcccaggcttagctgcccaagcccggtcttggctgttcatgagaacagcatcGTTATAAGATGATGAACCCTTAACCACTTTATACATGCAGAGAGGCAAATAAATGAGCTGTGTTTTTATTCTCAAAATAAAGCAAGAGAAAGCACATGTGCATGCGAGGGAGGCAAAGTGCACCATCAGCAAATATGCCAGCTAGTTGTCATGTGGTAGAATAGCGATAGCCTTTTCACTACTGTGGAGAGATGTTAGGTATGCAGTTTAGAGTAcccccaaaatggctgctgtgccctcctcctcctcctcctcctcctcctcctcctcctcctcctcctcccagaaaTTGCACTGACATGGGGAATGGTCACTGCCAGGAGGAACACCTGGCCTAAAGTGGTGACtcatgcatgtgccctggctgctgGAGACTAGCCCTGCTAATTGATTATCATCCCTGTGGACTCAAAGTGTGCTGTATACTGAATCAGAGGGTGAGGAAGTATTTGGGTCAGTCTGTCAGAGTAAGCCTATTaatggattattatttttaaagcaacatttttATGTATGTACTTGCTGAGCAGGGAAGGTGAACAAATGAATTGCTCAGTGTAcattttaacaataaatgtttcaAAAGTCCATATTTTTGCTGGGGAGGGGTCAGACTACCCATTttatcattgttttttaaaaaaagctttttgTTGTGCATGGGAGAGGATCAGGGAGGAGCTTGTGCACTCCAGcagagtttgggggcagaaaatcaccactggaaaagaaaaaaaccctttaTGAAGGTCCCAGAAATTGCTCTTTGTGATCCACATGCAACCTTTTCCTACTAAAGAACAAGAGTAAGCATAACTAGGCACCCAACTCAGACTAGGTGTTGCCACTCAGCCCTTTTTATTAAAAGGAAAGAAGTCCCTTGGGTTCGAACAGTCAAGAGCAGGAAGTAAATTGAACTGTACCTGCTCCTGAATCCCAAAACTGGTTCGAAGTTGTTGTTTTCaatgaactggaactgaacctaCACCTAAAATCTCTTGTTTGCCTTGAACCTGAACTGGAACCAAACCCTTAAACGCAAAAAGTGGTAATTGGTTTGAAAGAAGTGGTTCAATAATCAGGCACTCAGCTTTCGTCTTACAGAGTTACTCTGCAAAcaaaagagtttgatattatTCTACATGAAATATATTTAAACTTGATCAAATCCATTTCAAAGTGTCTGAACTGAttaccaaaccactttttaaagttagtgtcTGAACCATAACTGAAtcagagattttaaaatacaattaataataataataataataagaataataatcctatataataaaaccctagggtacctgcgtccgtgtctcctgcgtccgtgtctctggcggGTGTCCTGCGCATCCGTGGGCtccagggggcgcctgattggtcctggcggcatACCTGGGAGaacagcggcagcggcggcggccatggccggggagccagacgggcctggccgggccgggccacGGAGGCGAGTCggcgggccgggccgggctgCGGAGGCGTGTCAGCGGGCCTGGctgggccgcggaggcgaggcggcgggcctggctgggcaGGGCTGTGGAGGCGAGCCGGAGGAGGCGAGCAGGCGGCCGCGGCGGAGGCGAGCCGGCGACCGCAGCGGCGGCAGAGGCGAGCCAGCGGCCGCAGCGGCAGCggaactcttctagcgcccgttaatggaacgggcttaatgactagtagtaataataataataataataaatattttaaacttatttgttagctgccccataacaaattgttctctgggtggcttaaaacacaacattaaaacataaaagaaaaacacacaacacatttaaatcataacagaccaaaaaatggggtggggtgtggtgggaaagaaaatgcaacatactgtaaaaaaaaaattttaaggtatttaaaaaaatcagttaaaatcaaatcaaaatttaaaatttaaaaggtcttaatgaacaaaatggtctttacctggtgtctaaaagaacaaagtgatgaaaccaggcgaacttcactggggaggcaaACTTCATGGGGAGgcttatagacaaattcatggaggtcaagtctatcaatggctactagtctgatggctaaagAGCACTTCAGGGGCAAGATGccaccaaataccagttgcaggggagcaacagcaggaggggggaaagccctcaccccctgcttgtgggcgtctcagaggcatctggtgggccactgtgtgaaacaagatgctggactagatgggtcttaagcctgatccagcagggaaaggccctctccctagtagccacctgcctcacctcgtttgtcaagggcacccggaggagggccttcaaagaagatcttaagatccAGGTcgggacatatgaggcaaggggctctctcaggtaactcagTTCCAAGCCTTTACGGTTTTAAAGGTAAACAACAGTGCCCTGAGGGTAgcactccctctgtctctctctctctgcataggtcatctCACAGGACGTCCAAaccagtttctgttccaaagctggcAAGCCAAAAAAATCCCCTAGGGGTtgaagctgggcctgaagcctgattgaaaaggatctagatagtctgtttcctccGAGTGTCTGAAGCTGGTCAGTCACTACACtttcaagcaccttgcccaggaagggaatattggccacaggcctatggTTGTTTACattctctgggtccagactgggtttctttagaagtggtcgAATAATAACTTCCTTCAGTGGatctgggaccactccctctctcaatgaggcatttagaacctgctggacccagctaaaaattccctcccaactAGATTTAATAAGTCATGAAGGGCAAAGatcaagcatgcacatggtcagCCGAATGCGACTCAActccttgtccacatccttagggaCCAATAACTGAAACTCCATCAGCAAAACTAGACTAGGTTTTACTCTAGACACCgatcctgcatcagccatagtgtccaactcatggCGAATGAGagcaactttaccctcaaagtgctgtgcaaatgtgtcacagcACGTTACCAATGGTTCTAAAACATCCTgtccagggccagatttcaaaaggccccgCACCACCCAGAAAGCCCCAATGAACGACAcagagaggatgcaatggtggttttaaaaaagtgtttcttctgttccatcactgccaaaGAGTAGGCTTGATAATGAGCTCTAACTTGTGTTTGCTCAATTTTCCTCCACTTAAGTTACAGCCGTCTCACAGCTTGCTTCAtcgccctcagctcaggtgtgtaccaaggtgctgcatgggctctgcttataaacactctctctctctctctctctctctctcacacacacacacacacacacacacacacacacacacacacacacacagagctactaTAGTcttcaacaataacaacacaagagatcagaggacctgtaaaaaaatgaaagtagtacatcacctaaatggaagattagattagaaaataaaatcgccaggcttagatcagatgctagtaaattgaaagatatgaaagacaagaagctgaagaatgaaaacaccaaacagtatctgatccaaaaataccatctagattcaaggaaaattagagaagtcctgaaaagcagcaaataacagcaatgtcaaagaagattagcagatacgaagctagaattacacaacataggcagaatctccaattccagtcgaatcagagatgtttctaccaaagcatagaaggagaaactgcaagaaacgtagaaacaccaaataaagaagaaacagtgcaattctgggggaaactatgagacaatccaatagattataataaaaagcagGCTGAGTGAAAGAgatcgaaaaatgtaaccaacaaatgcaagatctaataataactccagaattaataagtgaaagagcaaagaaaattaaaaattggactgctccaggcgacgatgaactgcatggcttttggcttaaacacctaacaagccttcataaacaactatcaaaacagttcaatcacattttgcaaggaagtgatattgaacaatggctaacaactgggaaaactcatctcataatgaaagacacaGAAAAGGTGCGgttgcaagtaattatagaccgataagctgcctgccaactatgttcaaattattaactggtataacagcagatgaagtgatgcaacacttattaactaataagcagcttctagctaaacagaaaggaaattgcccgaacaccagaggcacaaaagaccagctgatgattgacaaaatgattttagaaaattgcaagagaagaaaaataaatctaagtgttgcatggattgactacaagaaggccttcgactcattgcctcacacatggatactaaaatgtttagaaacaattggtgtcagcaaaaacattcagatatttataaaaaaaaaagcaatgagcacatggagtcaggggtgtaactactattaggcaggaggaggaggctgcctgggggcccccacgcctcgaggggcccccagaggcaagtcacatgactatatattgtgaaatgtgtgtgtatcagtgaagggcccattttaaaattttgtctctgggcccactccagccttgttatgcccctgtatggagtacacagttaacaatcaatggcgagacacttggacaggttaacattagaagaggtattttccaaggggactcactatcccctctgttgtttgtaatcgccatgaccccactttcacaaatacgaaacaaaacaggccttggacaccaaacatctaaaacatcaagtcaaatcaaccatctgctgtacatggacgatctgaagttgtatggaaagtcccagtcagaagtcgaatcactgctaaacactgtccatatattcagtagtgatatagcaatggagtttggactaggcaagtgtgctgcattaataatgaacagagagagggaaaataacaaaaacagaaggaatagaactgcccaatggaagcaacatcaagaacctggaagagaaagaacattacaaatatttgggcattctccaggctgataacattgcacacacagaagttaaaagataaatgggaagtgaatacatcaggagagttagaaaaatcctcaagtccaaactcaatggcgggaacaccatacaagccataaacacctgggctatacctgttatcagatacagtgcagggataatagactggacctaggcagagcAAGAGACGCTAGAttataagaccaggaaaataatgaccatcaatcatgctctgcacccccgcagtgatgtagatagactatacctcctttgcagctcaggtggaagagg
Above is a window of Hemicordylus capensis ecotype Gifberg chromosome 2, rHemCap1.1.pri, whole genome shotgun sequence DNA encoding:
- the LOC128344014 gene encoding uncharacterized protein LOC128344014, whose protein sequence is MKQAVRRLRVPLPLRPLARLCRRCGRRLASAAAACSPPPARLHSPAQPGPPPRLRGPARPADTPPQPGPARRLASVARPGQARLAPRPWPPPLPLFSQVCRQDQSGAPWSPRMRRTPARDTDAGDTDAD